A stretch of the Malus sylvestris chromosome 10, drMalSylv7.2, whole genome shotgun sequence genome encodes the following:
- the LOC126585834 gene encoding uncharacterized protein LOC126585834, which yields MNKGKIFKLAKGFRGRAKNCIRIARERVEKALQYSYRDRRTKKRDMRSLWIQRINAGTRIHGVNYGNFMHGLMKENIQLNRKVLSELSMHEPHSFKSLVDISRSAFPGNKNAVPAPQKKGLQILV from the exons ATGAATAAGGGTAAGATTTTCAAGCTAGCCAAGGGCTTCAGGGGAAGGGCCAAGAATTGCATAAGGATTGCCAGAGAGAGGGTAGAGAAGGCCTTGCAGTATTCCTACAGGGATCGCCGCACCAAGAAGCGAGACATGCGCTCCCTGTGGATCCAGCGTATCAATGCTGGCACCCGCATCCATGGA GTTAACTATGGAAACTTCATGCATGGGTTGATGAAGGAGAACATTCAGCTGAACAGGAAAGTTTTGTCAGAGCTGTCGATGCACGAACCACACAGTTTCAAGTCCCTGGTAGACATTTCTCGCAGCGCCTTCCCTGGAAACAAGAACGCGGTGCCTGCTCCTCAGAAAAAAGGCCTTCAAATTCTTGTGTAA